Proteins from a single region of Syngnathus scovelli strain Florida chromosome 7, RoL_Ssco_1.2, whole genome shotgun sequence:
- the barx2 gene encoding homeobox protein BarH-like 2, translating to MHCQAEVRLSSPGQLKAARRRYKTFMIDEILSKEACDYFEKFSLYSVCPSLIVRPKPLHSCTGSSLRAYPLLSVITRQPPNHLGHHLPHTPPSPSGVPPHLPLLSPQHGRGSEPSPSQTPLSISSDSETERSTPRLKKPRRSRTIFTELQLMGLEKKFQKQKYLSTPDRLDLAQSLGLTQLQVKTWYQNRRMKWKKMVLKGGQEAPTKPKGRPKKNSIPTTEEIEAEERRMKQEEEEKLRKTEGNATPAHEEEKAPQLDPEVCSSVPNDAPQSQNAASATEGDDRAMPLLIPSETHAES from the exons ATGCACTGTCAAGCCGAGGTGAGGCTTTCATCCCCCGGTCAGCTGAAGGCTGCCAGGCGACGCTACAAGACCTTCATGATCGACGAGATCCTCTCCAAAGAGGCTTGTGATTATTTTGAGAAGTTTTCTCTCTACTCTGTGTGCCCGTCGCTCATCGTCCGACCGAAACCGCTTCACTCTTGCACGG GGTCCTCGTTGCGTGCCTACCCGCTCCTCTCGGTCATCACAAGGCAGCCTCCAAACCACCTTGGCCACCACCTGCCACACACGCCACCATCCCCCAGTGGAGTGCCACCCCACCTTCCCCTGCTGTCACCGCAGCACGGCCGAGGCTCCGAGCCGTCGCCCAGCCAAACGCCTCTCAGTATCAGCAGCGACTCTGAGACAGAACGCAGCACACCCCGCCTGAAAAAGCCCCGTCGCAGCCGCACCATCTTCACTGAACTGCAGCTGATGGGCCTGGAGAAGAAGTTCCAGAAGCAGAAGTACTTGTCCACACCTGACAG GTTAGACTTGGCACAGTCTCTTGGTCTCACACAGCTTCAGGTGAAGACATGGTACCAAAACAGGCGCATGAAGTGGAAGAAGATG GTGCTCAAAGGAGGTCAGGAGGCACCAACCAAGCCTAAAGGCAGACCCAAGAAGAACTCAATTCCCACTACTGAGGAAATAGAAGCTGAGGAGCGGCGGATGaagcaggaggaagaggagaagctGAGAAAGACAGAAGGAAATGCCACGCCGGCTCACGAGGAAGAAAAGGCGCCTCAGCTGGATCCCGAAGTGTGTAGCTCTGTGCCAAACGACGCTCCGCAAAGTCAGAATGCAGCGAGTGCGACGGAGGGTGATGATCGGGCAATGCCTCTCCTAATACCCTCAGAGACTCATGCAGAGAGCTAA
- the rbm7 gene encoding RNA-binding protein 7 produces MGIEDEADRTLFIRNLDTRVTEELLFELFLQAGPLIKTKIPKDGDGKQKTFGFAVYKHEESVPYALQLLNGTSLFGRTIHVQFRSGSTHSNSSGSASPSSTPNPHGLRVPQQFSSPQYTPPRSYSSPDSLQKHAMMNMMYQQSPNYCKMPWHPSAGGAGSFRQRDSAPDPTHSASTNSCRRNQRNADDSHRQQQQYNRNDYHQQNAWGGGGRHHDGRGGSRHYDDVSGNRGHQDSRWRRY; encoded by the exons ATGGGGATCGAAGACGAAGCTGACCGGACGCTTTTTATAAGGAATTTGGATACACGAGTGACGGAGGAGCTTCTATTCGAGCTTTTCTTACAG GCAGGACCTCTCATCAAAACCAAAATTCCAAAAGACGGCgatggcaaacagaaaacgTTTGGCTTTGCCGTGTACAAACATGAGGAGTCGGTGCCGTATGCCTTGCAGCTTCTAAACGGAACGTCGCTGTTTGGTAGAACGATCCATGTGCAATTCCGTTCAG GCAGCACCCACAGCAACAGTAGTGGGAGCGCCAGTCCTTCTAGTACTCCTAATCCCCACGGATTGAG GGTGCCTCAGCAGTTCTCATCTCCtcaatacactcctccaagatcTTATTCATCCCCTGATAGTCTGCAGAAGCACGCCATG ATGAACATGATGTATCAGCAGTCGCCCAATTACTGCAAGATGCCATGGCATCCGTCTGCAGGGGGCGCAGGCAGCTTCAGGCAGCGTGACAGCGCCCCCGACCCTACACATTCAGCCTCAACTAACAGCTGCAGAAGAAATCAGCGCAATGCTGATGACTCCCACAGACAGCAGCAGCAATACAACAGGAACGACTATCACCAACAGAACGCTTGGGGGGGCGGCGGCCGTCACCACGATGGCAGGGGAGGCAGCAGGCACTACGATGACGTGAGCGGTAACCGCGGTCATCAAGATAGTAGGTGGAGACGCTACTGA